From Paralcaligenes sp. KSB-10:
AATCCCACCAGCCGGGCGCGCCGGACCCCAGTTGAGGCGGCGACAGCATGGGCTCGGGGAACAGGCCCGAATGGGTAATGTAGATATCCCACAGCTTGGGATCATTGCGACGCTGCAGCAAAGTGGCCCAATCGACCACCTGCAGGTCGGTAGCCAGGCCAGCCCGCTTGAACTGCTCGACCAGCACCATTGCGATGTTGTAATGGAATTCGTATTGCCGGCTGGCCAGGATGCGAATCGGCTTATTGGCGTACCCAGCCTGTTTGGCCAGTTCGGCCGCTTTCTTGGGATTGTTATTGTTGTAGTGTTCGGCACCCGCATCCGAATAATAAGGCGTTCCTTTCGGAAAGAAATTCGGCTCCACGATAAAGAAACGCGGATCGCCGAATGCAGCCGCCATGAGTTCGTCGGCGGACATGGATGTCTGCACGGCCTGACGCATGGCTTGCGACTGCAGCGTGCCCTCTTTGGTATTGAACACCAGGTAGGGGAAGCCGAAGTTCTTGGTAATGATGGGGACAATCGCTTCGCCGCCGCGCTCCAGCCGCTTTACAGACTCCACCGGCAGCAAATCGGCATAGGTGAATTGACCCGACAAAGCGCCTTCGACCCGCGTGTTCGAATCGGGCACCGGCACAAACCGCAGCTCTTTGATGATTGCGGTGCGCTTGCCGCCATACCCGCTGGGAGCTTCGGTGCGCGCCGAATAAGAGTCGAAGCGCTCCATGATGGTGTATTGGTCGGGGCGACGTTCCTTTAATTTGTAAGGGCCTGTGCCTATGAATTGAGTCAAAGGCATGGCAATCGTGCTTTTGGGAAGAATCGCCGCCATGCTGGAGGAAAACGCCAACTGGGCCAGCAAGGGCGCGTAGCGATTGTTCAGATGTATGGCTATCTTGGCGGGCGAGATTATTTTTATCTCGGCTATTTCCTTGGCAACGGCCTTGCCGCGCGGCGATATTTTGCTCCACCGCTCAAGCGACGCAACCACATCCTCGGCGCTCATTTTCTGGCCATTGTGAAAATTGACCCCTTCGCGCAAGGCTATTTCAAACACCTTGCCGTCGTCTGAAATCACAGGCATTGTCGCCGCCAGCATGGGAACCACATTCCATTTGGCGTCGAAAGTGTAAAGAGGCTCGTAAACGTGCTGCATGATGGTGCCCACCAGATCCGCCGTAGTCAGCATGGGATCCAGCGTTTGCGGATCACCTATCATCGCCAGGCTGGCGGACTGCCCGCCGCCGGCGGCAAAAACCTTGTTTCCAGCCAAGGCGGCTGCGGAAATACCCAAGGCGCCCATCAATAAAACCTTGCGCCGGGCAGGACTATGCTGCTCGAGAAACAGGCTGTTTTTGCTAATGTTGGAAGATTGCATAGTGGCACCATTTAGTAATAAAATTACAAATAGAATGCTAATCATCTCGGAAAAATCCGTCAATAACCTTTATATCAGGGTTTTCCTGTAATTTTTTTACAAAAAGGAGAAACAAATGGCTTCTATCGAATTATTGGGCCAGGCACCCACGGCATCGGATCGGCAGGCGCGCCCGCTTTCGCCCGTGGTTCGCGCCGGCGATTTCGTTTTCGTATCAGGCCAGGTCCCGACCGACGATCAAGGCCAGGTCGTGACTGGCGGCATCGAGGCTCAAACCCGCCAGGTATTCAAGCATCTGGAAAAGGCGCTGGCCCTGGCCGGCTGCACCCTGGACGATGTCTGCAAAGCCAATGTATGGCTGGCCGACGCCCGGGACTTTGGCAGCTTCAACAGGGTGTATATGGAATGTTTCGGGGCCAACCGCCCGGCCCGATCCACCACCGAGGCCCGGCTCATGATAGACGCCAAGGTCGAAATCGACCTTACCGCCTACAAGCCGAAAGCCTGAAATAAGGAGTCAGCCGCATTGCGCACGGTGCCGCAATGCGTGATCCATCAAAACGATTGCCAGCATCGCCTCGGCAATCGGTGTGGCGCGTATGCCTACACAGGGATCATGGCGGCCCAGGGTTTGCACCTGCACAGGCTCGCCGGCGCTGTTGATCGAGCGTCGCTCGGTGCGGATGCTCGAGGTAGGTTTGATGGCCAGCGACACGGTTATGGGCTGCCCGGAGGAAATCCCGCCCAGGACGCCGCCCGCGTTATTGCTCAGGAACCCCTGGGGAGTGATTTCGTCGCCGTGCTCCGAACCGTGCTGCACAATGCTTTCGAAGCCGGCACCGATCGACACGCCCTTGACGGCATTAAGCCCCATCATGACGTGGGCGATATCGGCATCGAGCCGGTCGTACAAGGGTTCGCCCCAGCCGGCGGGCAAATTTTCGGCCACCACTTCGATACGGGCGCCGATCGAATCGCCGTCGCGCCGCAGCTGATCCATATAGGCTTCAAGCTCGGGAACAATACTCGCGTCGGCCGCATAAAAAGGATTGTTGCCCACCTCGTCCCACGACTTGAAGGGAATCGAAATAGGGCCCAGCTGGCTCATATGGCCGCGTATCGTTATGCCATGCGTTTGCGCCAGCCATTTCTTGGCTATTGCGCCGGCAGCCACGGTCGGGGCCGTGAGGCGTGCCGAAGAGCGCCCTCCTCCACGCGGATCGCGCCGGCCGAATTTCTGGCTATAGGTGTAGTCGGCATGCCCGGGACGAAAGGTATCGGCAATATTGGTGTAGTCCTTGCTGCGCGCGTCGGTATTGCGTATCAAGAGGCCTATGGGCGTACCCATGGTAACGCCCTGATATACCCCCGACAGGATTTCCACCCGGTCAGCCTCCTGGCGCTGGGTTACGTGGCGCGAAGTGCCGGGGCGGCGCCGATCCAGCTCGAACTGGATGTCGGCCTCGCTCAGGGCCAGTCCGGGCGGACAGCCATCGATCACGGCGCCAATGGCCGGGCCGTGGGATTCGCCAAAATTGGTGACACAGAATAATTTGCCTAGGGTGTTGCCGGACATAATGTTTTTTAAGTAGTGAAACAAAAACGCGGTAAGCGGGATTATGGCATCACTTTGCCTACGACGAACAGCTGACCTCCAGCTGGCAGGCCCATTCGGGCGGCAGCGCCGCATAGGCTTCGCAACCGTCCCGAGCCGTATAGGGATCGCTCAAGAGCGTGAGCAGGGTGTCGATTTCGCCGGCATCGCCCTGCTTGGCCGCCTGAATGGCTTTTTCAGCCAGGTGATTGCGCAGCACATACAGAGGATTGACCCTATCCATTTGGTCAGCGCGCTCGGCGCCGGCACGCTCGTCGAGCGCCAGGCGTTGCGTATACGCATCCAGCCACGCCCGGGCCGCCGCCCTATCCCCAAACAAAGCCAGAAACGCGTCGCTATTTTGCGGGGCCCGGGCCAGAGTCCGGAAGCTCAAGGTAAAGTCGGCCCGATTGGTATGCAGCAGCCGCCACCAATCGTCGACCAGCGTTTCGTCACCTTCTTGCCATTGGCGCAGGCCGAATTTGTCGGCCAGGCGCCGGCGATAGGTATTCAGAAACGCCGCCTCGAAATGCTCCAGCTCGGCCTTCAGGGCTTCGGGTTCAATGTCGAGCGCCACCAGGCTATTGGCCAGCCGGTATAAATTCCAGTGAGCCACGGCGGGCTGGGCGTTCCAGGCGTAGCGCCCTTGTGTGTCCGTATGGTTGCAGATGTGCTTGATCTGGAACGCGTCCATGAATCCGTACGGGCCATAATCGAGGGTCAGGCCCAGTATCGACATATTGTCGGTATTCATGACCCCATGGCAAAAGCCGACAGTCTGCCAGGCCGCCACCAGTTCGGCAGTTTTCACCACCACTGCCCGTAAAAAACGCAGGGCGACGTCATTGGGCGAATTCGGTTCGCCCACCTGGCCCTCGCGGCATTCGGGATAGAATCGCGCCACGACATAATCCAGCAGGGCACGCAAGTTTTCCGGGGCAGAGTGCCAATGCTCGAAAGAGCCAAAGCGAACGAAACTGGGAGACACTCGGGTAACAATAGCCGCGGTTTCGACGGTTTCGCGATACACCGGATCGTCGGACACCACCAGCGCCAGGGCTCGCGTGGTGGGAATACCCAGCCCGGCCATGGCTTCGCCCGCCAAGTACTCGCGCACCGACGAACGCAATACCGCACGGCCGTCTCCCATGCGTGAATACGGAGTGCGGCCCGAACCCTTGAGTTGCAATTCCCAGGAACCCGCCGGGCCGACGACTTCGCCCAGCAAGTGGGCCCGGCCATCGCCCAGTTGGCCCGCCCACACGCCGAACTGGTGGCCGCTATAAACCGCCGACAGCGTCTTGCCGCCGGCCAGAGGCAGTGTCCCGGCACACACATCGAGAAATGCCTGCTCGGCCAGCGCCGCGGGCGACAAGCCCAAGAGCCCGGCCACATCGGCATTGGCGTGCAGCAGGCGCGGCCGTGTCAGGGGCTGGGTGGCCAGCCGGGTGTAAAACGCGGTTGGCAGATCGGCAAACGAATTGACGATTTTCAACTGATTGATTGAATCGAATTTCATGGGACCTGCTTGCCTTGGACTGCTTGCCCGGCCTGGGCTGCCTGTTTGGCCTTGGCGGCGCGCTTGGCCGGCCGGACATAAAAAATGGCGCACAAATAAAAAACCGCCGACAGGACAATTTCAATCCAGGCCATGTACGTCGACAGAGGCGCCGGATCGGAATAGGCGCGCACCACGCCCTCCATGAAATAAAGCAGAATCAGCATGGCGGCCCACTGCATAGTGTAGACCTTGCCCTTGAGTACTCCCCGCAAAGGCAACAGGAGCGGAAAGACTTTCAAAACCAGTAGCGAACCGCCCGGACGCAAAGGCGCCGCCTTGAGCTCCCATACCAGGCATAGAACAATCAGGCCCACAAGGGCCGCGGCCGCGCCAAGGCGCAATTTGGAGTTTAGTTGCGTATTCATGCTGTTATTATCACTCGAATGTGGCACTTGAATCTCGCCGCCCCGCATACCTGCCCCAAAACAGCGAGAACTTTACAGGCCGGCTCATGACTATCAATCAAACGCCATCCGCCCGCTCAACATCCGATACCGAATCGGCGGCGACTGCCATGCGCGCCGCCACGGCACCGATCGCCAAAGAAAGCTCGGTCTCCTCCACTGTCCTCACCACGAACGACCCTGCCAAGCCCGTACTGCATGAGATGGGCTGGCGCGCCAGCGCCAGCAAAGTATTGCGCTTTGCGGCGTACCGGGCAGGCGAGAAAAAACTGACCCAGGTGGCCGCAAGCCTGACTTTCACCACCGTGCTTGCGATTGTCCCCCTGCTGGCGGTGATCCTGGCCCTGTTCACCGCGTTTCCGCTGTTTGCGGACTTCAAATTGGCACTGGAAGACTTTTTCAGCAATAGCCTCATGCCGCCGGCTGTTTCGAACAATGTCATGAACTACCTCAACCAGTTTGCGGCACAGGCTTCGCGCCTGACGGCAATCGGCAGTGTATTTCTTATCGTAACGTCGATCATGCTGATCATGACCATCGACAAGGCGCTCAACGATATATGGAACGTCATGCACCAGCGTCCATTTCGGCAGCGTATTTTGGTGTATTGGGCCATCATTTCATTGGGGCCGATACTGGCCGGGGCCAGCTTATGGGCCACTTCGTTTCTGGCGCGCGAATCCCTGGGGCGAGTCGCCGAAGTGTCTGCAGCCCTGAGCTTCGCGCTGTCATTCGTCCCCATGATCGCCACCGGGCTGGGCTTTGCGGCTCTGTTCATGATGGTGCCGAATCGCGACGTCAGTTGGAAAGACGCCTTCGCGGGCGGTTTCGGCGCGGCTGTCGTGCTGGAAATCATGAAAGCGGGCTTCGCCTTTTACCTGACCCGCTTTCCCTCCTACACCGTGATTTACGGTGCCTTCGCCACACTTCCCGTCTTCCTGCTCTGGATTTACCTGTCATGGCTGGCCATTTTGTTCGGTGCCACGGTGGCGGCTACCCTGCCGCTGCTGCGCCTGCGCCGCTGGGCTGAAAACCGCCAACCCGGCGCAACATTCATCGATGCCGTCAATGTCATACGCCTGCTGTACGGCGCCCAGGGCAGCCTGCCGCCGGGGCGCAGCGTACGCTACCTGAGCGCGCACCTGCACCTGGATCAGGACGAACTGCTGCCGGTGCTCGACACGCTCAAAGTGCTCGGCTACATCGTGCAGTCCCACGAACGCGGCGTTGAGCAGTGGGTGCTGGCCTGCGATATGCGCGACGCAACGCTGGGGCCAATTATCGATGCCCTGCTGATCGACCGCGGCCAATCCCGCCTGACTCAGGATCGCCTGCTGATCGACGCACTGTCGAGCTCGCTGACACAGTCGCGTAACATAGCGCTCGAAGAAATCCTCGAACCCTACGAAGCGCTACCCGAAACCAATGTTATGGTGCAAAATAAGCATACGGCTAGCGCCCACCCTGGAGATCAGCAATGTTAAAAGTCAGTGAAATCTTGCGTGTAAAAGGTCACACCCTTTACACCGCCTCGCCTGACATGCCCATTATGCAAGCCCTGGAAACCATGAGCGAGCAAGACATAGGCTCCCTGGTCATCATGGATCACGGCCAGCTCACGGGCATGCTCACTTTCCGTGAAATCATCCGCCACCTGCACGACAACGACGGCACAACCGGCACCAACACCATACGCAGCATCATGGACGACGCACCGGTCAGCGTCACGCCCAATACCGATGCCGATGAAGTGCAGCGCCTCATGCTTGAAAAGCATGCGCGCTACATCCCGGTCATGGACGGCCCGATGCTGCTGGGGGTCATTTCCTTTTACGACATGGCGCAGGCAATTGTTGCGGCGCAACAATTCGAAAACAATATGCTCAAGGCATATATCCGCGACTGGCCTTCCGACAGCGAAACTTCTTCCACCTGACGTTTGCCGGCAACGCCGTGCTCAAGACAAGTGCCACACTATCGTGGCACTTGTCTTGAAGCTATTCCACCCGCATCGTCAAGTCAGACCAGGCGCGCTCGATAGTTTCGGGATCATTGCCGCCGAGCACTTTTGGGTCCGACAAGGTACGGCGCCAATGGCGAGCACCGGTGCGGCCGCCGACCCAGCCCAGCATCGGGCGCACTATCATCCTCAGAGGCACACCTTTTCCTATTTCCCGCGCTGCGTAATCCCTCATGGCGTGCACCACCTGCGCCGGCTCGGGCAGGGCGGCATGCGGATCGATCAAGCGCGTGATATCCGACAGGATGGCAGGGTTATGCCAGGCGGCCCGCCCCAGCATCACGCCATCGAATTGCTCCAGCAAAGCCACCGCGTGGGGCGACTCGACAATTCCGCCATTCAGCACTATCCGGCAATCCGGAAAATCACGCTTCAGCCGGCCCGCATACTCGTAGCGCAAAGGCGGCTTTTCTCGATTGTCCTTGGGCGACAGGCCCTTCAAGACGGCGTTGCGCGCATGCACGATAAACACTCGGCACCCGACGGCATGAAGCCTGCCCACGAAATCGCGCACAAACTCGTAGGAATCCTCGTAATCGAGGCCCAGCCTGTGCTTGACCGTAACGGGGATTGACACCGCATCCTGCATGGCTTTGATGCAATCGGCCACCAGATCGGGCTCGGCCATCAGGCAGGCGCCGAAGGCCCCGCGCTGCACCCGCTCCGAGGGGCAACCGCAGTTCAGATTGATTTCGTCGTAGCCCCATTGCTGTCCCAGGCGGGCGCAATCGGCCAAAGCCTCGGGCTCGCTGCCGCCCAGTTGCAATGCGACCGGCTGTTCGGACGCATCGAAATCCAGGTGGCGCGCAACATTGCCGTGCAGCAAGGCGCCTGTGGTAATCATCTCGGTATACAGGCGTGCGCGCGGCGCCAGCAGGCGATGGAAGAAACGACAATGCCGATCCGTCACGTCTATCATGGGAGCGACACAGAGTCGCCAGTCGGCGGGAGCAGGATTTCGGTTTGGTTCAGCTTCCATGTTCAGAAAAATGCATCAAAATATTATTACAGAGTGTTCCTGGGATTCAGGCGAAAAATTTCTGCCCCCTGCTCAGACGCCAAAGACGCAGCGCCATATGGACTTCCAGGGCACGTGCCGTATTGCGCCAATGCCCCAGCATGGCATCGATGGCATCCAGCCTCTGGCGCAAGGTGTTAATGTGAATATCCAGGGCTTTCGCCGCCGAGCGGGCATTATGACCGCAATCGAGATATTCCAGCAGCGTACGCGCCAGTTCCGCATGCCGCGCATCGTCGCCGCTATACAGTGCTCCCAGCGCCGAGACAAGAAACGAATCAATATCTTCCCTGCCCTGTTTTTCAAACAAAACCGAATAAAGCGACAATTCCCGTTCAAGGAAAATGGAACCCTTGCGATCCAGCAGCCGTAAAAAACCAAGGCAGCGCCGGACAGCCTGGTAAGCCCGCGGCAATTCAGAGGCAGAGTGTACCGGAGTCGACATCACCCCCGTCATGGGCAGCCGCAAATGCCTGGCGAAAAATGGCGGCAAAGACTGTGGCAAGCGGTCCGCGGATTCGACACCGCCGAAGAAAACCAGCAGGCCATCCATTTCGGCAAACACAAGGCCGGCAGCTTTAAACTCGGCACTGAGCCGCTTCACGATATAACTGTTGCGGTCGCGGTCGGACTCGACAGCGGTCACGCAAATGGACTGCGACAAATCAAGGCCGTAACGCGCGGCCTGATCCGGTAAATGCGCCACATCGCGCTGATTGGGGCTGACCAAGCTGCGCAAAAACAGAGGGAGCTCTGCCAATGCCGCAGACTCCCGGCGCTCTTGCGACAACAGCACCACTCCGGTCACCATCGAGCTTCGCTCAAAAACCCTGATGGCTACCTCGCCAAGCGGCGCCGCCGTGCATATGACCAGGGCTCCCAGCATTCCCCGGCCGCCGGTCACTGCCGAAACCCGGCAGACCTGCCCTGGGCGCTCAAAAGCAATCACAGATCGCCCCAGCGTGCGGCTCTGGCCCAAGGCTGCGTGAACCTGATCTTCAAACCAGTAGCGGGGACCGGACGGTTGCCTGGCGTCGTCCGGCCGCTGGTACGCGGGACTGATCGACGAACAAACTTCCTGCTCTCCTTCGTCATACACGGCTACATGGCCGCCGAGCATGCCGGCGACCATCTCGCACAGATTCTTCAAATCGCCGCCCCTGGCCACCAGGGAGGTCAATTGCTCATGAGCCTCCGCGGCGTTGCGGGTGTCGGCCGTTTGCCGGGCCAGAAGCAGATTGGTCTGGCTCGCCTGCTGCAAGGCGGCCTGCGCCTGTTCAAACAGGCGCGCATTGCCTATTGCCACCGAGGCATGCGCCGCCAGCGTGGACAAAATGGACATTTCCCCGGCGGCGTACGCGCGCACATACCGATCGCCCACGAACAGCACGCCGATGACCTGCTCGCCGGCAAGCAAAGGCACACCCAAAATCGATTTGATGCCCTCGTCGAGCACACCCGTATCGATCGATTGAGTATGGGTAAAACGCCCGTCAGTGCCGTAGTCGGACGAAGAATACGGCGCCTTGTTGCGTGCCACAAAACCGCAGATACCCACTGCCAGCCCTACGCGTATCTGCTTGAATTTTTCCGAGAAAGCGCCATCGGTTGCCCGTACATAAAAATCGCCCTGTGTTGCGTCGTAGATCGACAAATAGCCGATATCGCAACCCAGCAATTTCCGGGCGCGCTGCACAATGGCTCGCAACACCTGGTCGAGATCGGTGATCGCGGTCAGATCCTGGGCTGTTTCAATGACCGCCAGCAAGCCGCGTTCACGCTGCTGAAGCAATTCGAAGCGTTCCTTGATGGTGATGCCCATTTCGATGCTTCTGGCCAGGAGGGCTTTGGCGTCATCGTCGGGCAAAGCCTTTATGTCATCGAGCAAGGCAACAAACTGCTGCCGGCCGGCGTCGCGGTAGAGCAGCTCAATAACCTCCATGCATCGCAATGCCATATATTCGCCTCCATCAAGAATTAAACAACATTAGATCAGATTTTTTATGGTTGCTTATTACATATCGAATCCAGACGCACCCTATCTATACTTGGACAGCCCAAGCGACAAGCCGCCAGGCTCTCCTTTTTTATTCACGCAGAAAAATTCATGTCTATAGACTCGCGTTTGCCAAATTTCCGATCTCTCGACCCTGCTCAGCGCCTCGAGCAGATCGTTGCCAAAGCCGGCTTGACTCCTCAGGATGCCGCCCTGCTTTCCCAGGCCGATGCCCTGCCGCTGGATACCGCCAACGGCATGATCGAAAATGTGATCGGCAAATTCGAGCTGCCCTACGCCGTGGCCGGTTACTTTCAAATCAACGGCCGAGATGTGCTGGTACCCATGGTGGTGGAAGAACCATCGGTCGTGGCGGCCGCTTCCTATATGGCAAAACTGATCCGGGAATCGGGCGGTTTCCAGACATCCAGCACCGGCCCGATCATGCGTGCGCAAGTCCAGATCATGGGCGTATCCGATCCCTACGGCGCGCGGCATGCGATTTTTCATCACCGCCAGGACATCATCGATATCGCCAATAGCCGCGACCGCGTGCTGATCGGCCTGGGCGGCGGCTGCCG
This genomic window contains:
- a CDS encoding RidA family protein, which encodes MASIELLGQAPTASDRQARPLSPVVRAGDFVFVSGQVPTDDQGQVVTGGIEAQTRQVFKHLEKALALAGCTLDDVCKANVWLADARDFGSFNRVYMECFGANRPARSTTEARLMIDAKVEIDLTAYKPKA
- a CDS encoding ABC transporter substrate-binding protein, giving the protein MQSSNISKNSLFLEQHSPARRKVLLMGALGISAAALAGNKVFAAGGGQSASLAMIGDPQTLDPMLTTADLVGTIMQHVYEPLYTFDAKWNVVPMLAATMPVISDDGKVFEIALREGVNFHNGQKMSAEDVVASLERWSKISPRGKAVAKEIAEIKIISPAKIAIHLNNRYAPLLAQLAFSSSMAAILPKSTIAMPLTQFIGTGPYKLKERRPDQYTIMERFDSYSARTEAPSGYGGKRTAIIKELRFVPVPDSNTRVEGALSGQFTYADLLPVESVKRLERGGEAIVPIITKNFGFPYLVFNTKEGTLQSQAMRQAVQTSMSADELMAAAFGDPRFFIVEPNFFPKGTPYYSDAGAEHYNNNNPKKAAELAKQAGYANKPIRILASRQYEFHYNIAMVLVEQFKRAGLATDLQVVDWATLLQRRNDPKLWDIYITHSGLFPEPMLSPPQLGSGAPGWWDSPEKAASIKAFNDEVDLAKRAPLWGGVQKVVYDQVPFVELGKFNSLSARSSKLQNFLPGAWPFFWNVTLA
- a CDS encoding YdiU family protein; this translates as MKFDSINQLKIVNSFADLPTAFYTRLATQPLTRPRLLHANADVAGLLGLSPAALAEQAFLDVCAGTLPLAGGKTLSAVYSGHQFGVWAGQLGDGRAHLLGEVVGPAGSWELQLKGSGRTPYSRMGDGRAVLRSSVREYLAGEAMAGLGIPTTRALALVVSDDPVYRETVETAAIVTRVSPSFVRFGSFEHWHSAPENLRALLDYVVARFYPECREGQVGEPNSPNDVALRFLRAVVVKTAELVAAWQTVGFCHGVMNTDNMSILGLTLDYGPYGFMDAFQIKHICNHTDTQGRYAWNAQPAVAHWNLYRLANSLVALDIEPEALKAELEHFEAAFLNTYRRRLADKFGLRQWQEGDETLVDDWWRLLHTNRADFTLSFRTLARAPQNSDAFLALFGDRAAARAWLDAYTQRLALDERAGAERADQMDRVNPLYVLRNHLAEKAIQAAKQGDAGEIDTLLTLLSDPYTARDGCEAYAALPPEWACQLEVSCSS
- a CDS encoding CBS domain-containing protein gives rise to the protein MLKVSEILRVKGHTLYTASPDMPIMQALETMSEQDIGSLVIMDHGQLTGMLTFREIIRHLHDNDGTTGTNTIRSIMDDAPVSVTPNTDADEVQRLMLEKHARYIPVMDGPMLLGVISFYDMAQAIVAAQQFENNMLKAYIRDWPSDSETSST
- a CDS encoding YihY family inner membrane protein; amino-acid sequence: MGWRASASKVLRFAAYRAGEKKLTQVAASLTFTTVLAIVPLLAVILALFTAFPLFADFKLALEDFFSNSLMPPAVSNNVMNYLNQFAAQASRLTAIGSVFLIVTSIMLIMTIDKALNDIWNVMHQRPFRQRILVYWAIISLGPILAGASLWATSFLARESLGRVAEVSAALSFALSFVPMIATGLGFAALFMMVPNRDVSWKDAFAGGFGAAVVLEIMKAGFAFYLTRFPSYTVIYGAFATLPVFLLWIYLSWLAILFGATVAATLPLLRLRRWAENRQPGATFIDAVNVIRLLYGAQGSLPPGRSVRYLSAHLHLDQDELLPVLDTLKVLGYIVQSHERGVEQWVLACDMRDATLGPIIDALLIDRGQSRLTQDRLLIDALSSSLTQSRNIALEEILEPYEALPETNVMVQNKHTASAHPGDQQC
- the dusA gene encoding tRNA dihydrouridine(20/20a) synthase DusA, with protein sequence MEAEPNRNPAPADWRLCVAPMIDVTDRHCRFFHRLLAPRARLYTEMITTGALLHGNVARHLDFDASEQPVALQLGGSEPEALADCARLGQQWGYDEINLNCGCPSERVQRGAFGACLMAEPDLVADCIKAMQDAVSIPVTVKHRLGLDYEDSYEFVRDFVGRLHAVGCRVFIVHARNAVLKGLSPKDNREKPPLRYEYAGRLKRDFPDCRIVLNGGIVESPHAVALLEQFDGVMLGRAAWHNPAILSDITRLIDPHAALPEPAQVVHAMRDYAAREIGKGVPLRMIVRPMLGWVGGRTGARHWRRTLSDPKVLGGNDPETIERAWSDLTMRVE
- a CDS encoding GAF domain-containing protein; this encodes MALRCMEVIELLYRDAGRQQFVALLDDIKALPDDDAKALLARSIEMGITIKERFELLQQRERGLLAVIETAQDLTAITDLDQVLRAIVQRARKLLGCDIGYLSIYDATQGDFYVRATDGAFSEKFKQIRVGLAVGICGFVARNKAPYSSSDYGTDGRFTHTQSIDTGVLDEGIKSILGVPLLAGEQVIGVLFVGDRYVRAYAAGEMSILSTLAAHASVAIGNARLFEQAQAALQQASQTNLLLARQTADTRNAAEAHEQLTSLVARGGDLKNLCEMVAGMLGGHVAVYDEGEQEVCSSISPAYQRPDDARQPSGPRYWFEDQVHAALGQSRTLGRSVIAFERPGQVCRVSAVTGGRGMLGALVICTAAPLGEVAIRVFERSSMVTGVVLLSQERRESAALAELPLFLRSLVSPNQRDVAHLPDQAARYGLDLSQSICVTAVESDRDRNSYIVKRLSAEFKAAGLVFAEMDGLLVFFGGVESADRLPQSLPPFFARHLRLPMTGVMSTPVHSASELPRAYQAVRRCLGFLRLLDRKGSIFLERELSLYSVLFEKQGREDIDSFLVSALGALYSGDDARHAELARTLLEYLDCGHNARSAAKALDIHINTLRQRLDAIDAMLGHWRNTARALEVHMALRLWRLSRGQKFFA
- a CDS encoding DUF2069 domain-containing protein, which produces MNTQLNSKLRLGAAAALVGLIVLCLVWELKAAPLRPGGSLLVLKVFPLLLPLRGVLKGKVYTMQWAAMLILLYFMEGVVRAYSDPAPLSTYMAWIEIVLSAVFYLCAIFYVRPAKRAAKAKQAAQAGQAVQGKQVP
- the aroC gene encoding chorismate synthase, which encodes MSGNTLGKLFCVTNFGESHGPAIGAVIDGCPPGLALSEADIQFELDRRRPGTSRHVTQRQEADRVEILSGVYQGVTMGTPIGLLIRNTDARSKDYTNIADTFRPGHADYTYSQKFGRRDPRGGGRSSARLTAPTVAAGAIAKKWLAQTHGITIRGHMSQLGPISIPFKSWDEVGNNPFYAADASIVPELEAYMDQLRRDGDSIGARIEVVAENLPAGWGEPLYDRLDADIAHVMMGLNAVKGVSIGAGFESIVQHGSEHGDEITPQGFLSNNAGGVLGGISSGQPITVSLAIKPTSSIRTERRSINSAGEPVQVQTLGRHDPCVGIRATPIAEAMLAIVLMDHALRHRAQCG